From a region of the Oceanibaculum nanhaiense genome:
- the rpsB gene encoding 30S ribosomal protein S2: MTLPTFSMRQLLEAGVHFGHHTRRWNPKMAPYIFGVRNGVHIIDLEQTVPMLHRALQAIRDVTAQGGRVLFVGTKRQAAEKIAEAAAKSGQYFVNHRWLGGMLTNWKTISHSIKRLRDLDEQLAGDTHGLTKKELLNLTREREKLDRALGGIREMGGLPDVLFVIDTNKEAIAIQEANKLGIPVIAILDSNCNPDGIAFPIPGNDDAMRAIEMYCELVASSVLDGLQAEMIASGADIGASEEAPVETLPTTEATTEAAAVETVQASA; this comes from the coding sequence CGGCCATCACACCCGCCGCTGGAACCCGAAGATGGCGCCGTACATCTTCGGCGTGCGCAATGGCGTGCACATCATCGATCTGGAACAGACGGTGCCGATGCTGCATCGCGCGCTGCAGGCGATCCGCGACGTGACTGCCCAGGGCGGCCGCGTGCTGTTCGTCGGCACCAAGCGCCAGGCGGCCGAAAAGATCGCCGAAGCCGCCGCGAAGTCCGGCCAGTATTTCGTCAACCACCGCTGGCTCGGCGGCATGCTGACCAACTGGAAGACCATCTCGCACTCGATCAAGCGCCTGCGTGACCTGGATGAGCAGCTTGCCGGCGATACGCACGGCCTGACCAAGAAAGAGCTGCTGAACCTCACCCGCGAGCGTGAGAAGCTGGACCGCGCCCTTGGCGGCATCCGTGAAATGGGCGGCCTGCCGGACGTGCTGTTCGTGATCGACACGAACAAGGAGGCGATCGCCATCCAGGAAGCCAACAAGCTGGGCATCCCGGTCATCGCCATCCTGGACAGCAACTGTAATCCTGACGGCATCGCCTTCCCGATCCCCGGCAATGACGACGCGATGCGCGCCATCGAGATGTATTGCGAGCTGGTTGCCAGCTCCGTGCTCGATGGCCTGCAGGCCGAGATGATCGCCAGCGGCGCCGATATCGGTGCTTCCGAGGAAGCGCCCGTCGAGACGCTGCCGACGACGGAAGCCACAACGGAAGCCGCCGCTGTGGAGACCGTTCAGGCATCTGCCTAA